The following coding sequences are from one Fibrobacter sp. UBA4297 window:
- a CDS encoding YkgJ family cysteine cluster protein → MNAYKEYFPTKAYRIAEMRLSTLLRVERDRLDGIAAALGRESAIGPDNLKEQLPEILKFTEAYHYAYDQYLKAVLVQQPRPIQCRPACGNCCHHYPMSVEPFELIFMYSELRKREDLLTLMEACQMRSDKFEALFEARKGEGLSEDDAEDKALHDYFSWWRSCPFSNAVGDCTVYPLRTVSCRMYFSETDPQYCTPDMLQTEKNDSYIVYMPDVVEDAVYGISEHYAALDLPESFFGGLLALNGYEGVLGA, encoded by the coding sequence ATGAATGCTTATAAAGAGTATTTTCCGACGAAGGCTTACCGAATTGCCGAAATGCGACTGTCGACCCTGCTACGAGTGGAACGGGACCGCCTAGACGGAATTGCGGCCGCCTTGGGGCGTGAGTCCGCCATTGGTCCCGACAACTTGAAAGAACAGTTGCCGGAAATACTCAAGTTTACCGAAGCGTACCACTATGCGTACGACCAATACCTGAAGGCCGTGCTTGTGCAACAGCCGCGCCCAATCCAGTGTCGGCCAGCCTGTGGAAATTGCTGCCATCATTACCCGATGTCGGTCGAGCCATTTGAACTTATTTTCATGTACAGCGAACTGCGCAAGCGGGAAGACCTCCTTACGCTGATGGAAGCTTGCCAGATGCGTTCGGACAAGTTTGAGGCTCTGTTCGAGGCGCGCAAGGGTGAAGGACTTTCTGAAGATGATGCCGAAGACAAGGCTCTGCACGACTACTTCTCCTGGTGGCGGTCCTGCCCGTTCTCGAATGCGGTGGGGGATTGCACTGTTTATCCGCTAAGGACGGTCTCATGCCGCATGTACTTTAGCGAAACCGATCCACAGTACTGCACGCCCGATATGCTCCAGACCGAAAAGAACGATAGCTATATAGTTTATATGCCAGATGTTGTCGAAGATGCCGTGTACGGAATCTCGGAGCATTATGCGGCGCTTGACTTGCCGGAAAGCTTCTTTGGGGGGCTTTTGGCGCTGAATGGCTATGAAGGAGTGTTGGGCGCGTGA